One window of the Niallia circulans genome contains the following:
- the pstC gene encoding phosphate ABC transporter permease subunit PstC: MSIQTTEKQASAMGKANKRKYMFEKVSARVFLFCALLSVISLVLIIGFVFYKGAHPFIAEGFSFFDFLFGVDWVPSEGEFGIWPMIVASLYATIGALIIGVPIGLFTAIFLAEIASKPIAKIVSPAIQLLAGIPSVLYGVFGLAIIVPFLQNTLGLVKGQSLLAVILVLAIMMLPTIVTVAETAIRAVPKTYREGSLALGVSEIGTIFKVVVPAAKSGIMTAIVLGLGRAIGETMAVILVAGNSLIVPTSLTDSIRPLTTNIALEMGYAAGTHQEMLFATGIVLFSFILILNFVLAKISAKGGK; the protein is encoded by the coding sequence AAGCAAGCCTCAGCAATGGGCAAAGCAAATAAGAGGAAATATATGTTTGAGAAGGTTTCGGCAAGAGTTTTCTTGTTTTGTGCCCTTCTTTCCGTAATCAGCTTAGTATTAATTATTGGATTTGTTTTCTATAAAGGGGCCCATCCTTTTATTGCAGAAGGATTTAGTTTTTTTGATTTTCTCTTTGGAGTCGACTGGGTGCCTAGTGAAGGAGAATTTGGGATTTGGCCCATGATTGTCGCATCTCTGTATGCAACTATAGGAGCACTTATTATTGGAGTTCCCATTGGATTATTCACAGCTATCTTCTTGGCGGAAATCGCATCAAAGCCAATAGCCAAAATTGTTTCACCAGCCATTCAGCTTTTAGCTGGTATTCCATCTGTTTTATATGGTGTTTTTGGACTAGCAATTATCGTACCTTTTTTACAAAATACTTTAGGATTAGTAAAAGGACAAAGTTTATTAGCGGTTATTTTAGTATTAGCAATTATGATGCTGCCAACGATTGTAACAGTCGCAGAGACAGCGATTCGCGCTGTACCAAAAACATACCGGGAAGGTTCCCTTGCGCTTGGTGTATCGGAAATTGGAACAATCTTTAAGGTTGTTGTCCCCGCAGCGAAGTCAGGTATTATGACAGCCATTGTATTGGGCTTAGGTCGAGCGATTGGTGAGACAATGGCGGTTATTCTCGTTGCTGGTAACAGTTTGATTGTGCCAACAAGCTTAACAGATAGTATACGCCCACTGACAACAAACATTGCATTGGAAATGGGCTATGCAGCAGGAACGCATCAAGAAATGTTATTTGCAACTGGGATTGTATTATTCTCGTTTATTTTAATCTTGAATTTTGTTTTAGCGAAAATTAGTGCGAAGGGTGGCAAATAA
- the pstA gene encoding phosphate ABC transporter permease PstA: protein MRKMKDNLLRGLLWFSAFLSVAVLVMIVGYIFYKGAHLLSFDFIFGDYSPSGGGGIWPMIVTTIYTIVISLLIATPIGILAAVYLQEYAKQGRLVKIIRFATESLTGIPSIIYGLFGAVFFVTTLKLGMSILAASLTLTIIVLPVIIRTTEESLKTVPPTYREGSLALGTTRLQTLYKVILPSAMPGILSGIILSIGRIVGESAAIFLTAGTVAAMPEGLLSSARTLTVHSFLVTQESGDIELAAAVGIVLIVIILAINLIATFISKKLNKADY from the coding sequence ATGAGAAAAATGAAAGATAACTTGTTACGCGGCCTTCTTTGGTTTTCTGCTTTCTTATCTGTTGCTGTTCTCGTTATGATTGTTGGCTATATCTTTTATAAAGGAGCTCACTTGCTCAGCTTCGATTTTATTTTTGGTGACTATTCTCCAAGTGGCGGCGGTGGAATTTGGCCGATGATTGTCACAACAATTTATACGATTGTCATTTCCTTGCTGATTGCTACACCAATTGGAATATTAGCAGCTGTTTATTTACAAGAGTATGCGAAACAAGGTCGATTGGTAAAAATCATTCGCTTTGCAACAGAAAGTTTAACAGGTATTCCCTCAATTATTTATGGTTTATTTGGGGCAGTATTCTTTGTAACCACCTTAAAATTAGGAATGTCTATTTTAGCGGCATCTTTGACATTAACGATTATCGTACTGCCAGTTATTATCCGAACAACCGAGGAATCTTTAAAGACAGTTCCTCCTACTTATCGTGAAGGATCATTAGCCCTTGGTACAACAAGATTGCAAACATTGTATAAAGTTATTTTACCAAGTGCGATGCCAGGAATTTTATCAGGAATTATCTTATCTATCGGAAGAATAGTTGGGGAGTCAGCAGCTATTTTCTTAACGGCAGGAACAGTTGCTGCCATGCCAGAGGGCCTGTTGTCCTCCGCTCGTACGCTAACGGTTCATTCCTTCTTAGTAACACAAGAGTCTGGAGATATTGAATTAGCGGCAGCAGTTGGTATTGTGCTAATCGTTATTATTCTTGCTATAAACCTTATCGCAACATTTATATCGAAAAAGCTAAACAAAGCAGACTACTAA
- the pstB gene encoding phosphate ABC transporter ATP-binding protein PstB: MTTTVTEKSQKKTGKAFLKVGQEDTTGASKISVSDLNLFYGEKQALFGVTLDIEEKKVTALIGPSGCGKSTFLRTLNRMNDLIDGVKIAGDIIIDGENIYSSNDVIKLRTRVGMVFQKPNLFPMSIYDNVAYGPRMQGIKNKKELNKIVEESLRGAAIWDEVKDRLKTSALGLSGGQQQRVCIARAIAMKPDIILMDEPTSALDPISTLKVEELITKMKKDYTIVIVTHNMQQAARISDKTAFFLNGEVVEYDETNKIFSTPRDQRTEDYVTGRFG; the protein is encoded by the coding sequence ATGACTACAACAGTAACAGAAAAAAGTCAAAAGAAAACAGGGAAAGCATTCTTAAAGGTTGGTCAAGAAGATACAACGGGTGCATCAAAAATTAGTGTAAGTGACCTAAATTTATTTTACGGTGAAAAACAGGCTTTGTTTGGAGTAACCCTAGATATTGAAGAAAAGAAAGTAACAGCTTTAATTGGACCTTCTGGCTGTGGAAAATCAACTTTCCTAAGAACATTGAATCGAATGAATGATTTAATCGATGGCGTAAAAATTGCAGGAGATATTATTATTGATGGAGAAAATATCTATTCTTCCAATGATGTTATTAAGCTTCGTACAAGAGTCGGCATGGTTTTTCAAAAGCCGAATTTATTCCCGATGAGTATTTATGACAATGTGGCTTATGGTCCAAGAATGCAAGGCATTAAAAACAAAAAAGAATTAAATAAAATTGTCGAAGAGAGCTTACGTGGGGCTGCGATTTGGGATGAAGTAAAAGACCGCTTAAAGACATCTGCACTTGGCTTATCGGGTGGACAGCAGCAGCGTGTCTGTATAGCTCGTGCAATTGCAATGAAACCAGATATTATTTTAATGGATGAGCCTACTTCTGCTTTAGATCCGATTTCTACATTGAAGGTAGAAGAGCTGATTACAAAAATGAAAAAGGATTATACAATTGTTATTGTTACACACAATATGCAGCAAGCAGCAAGAATCTCCGATAAAACAGCCTTTTTCTTAAACGGAGAAGTAGTTGAATACGATGAAACAAATAAGATTTTTTCCACACCTAGAGATCAGCGGACAGAAGATTATGTCACAGGTCGATTTGGATAA
- the phoU gene encoding phosphate signaling complex protein PhoU, translated as MVIRENFEKKLGELKQKISEMGEMSITQLEEAFDALKAQDVEIALNVMEEDNDIDNLESEINHFAIWLMAKEQPVARDLRVVIGVIKISSEIERVADFAVNIAKATIKIGKATSLLDLTHLEKMKELSIEMLQKAVKSFIEEDIVLAKEVSKLEDKVDDYYLETYKKLTAYLSEHPEETNQLVQLLFINRYLERTADHITNMAESTGYLIKGKIYDFNS; from the coding sequence ATGGTCATTCGAGAAAACTTTGAGAAGAAGCTAGGCGAGTTAAAACAAAAAATTAGTGAAATGGGTGAAATGTCCATTACTCAGTTAGAAGAGGCTTTTGATGCATTAAAAGCGCAAGATGTAGAAATTGCTTTAAATGTAATGGAAGAAGATAATGACATTGATAATCTAGAATCTGAAATTAATCATTTTGCAATTTGGTTAATGGCGAAGGAACAGCCTGTTGCAAGAGACTTACGTGTTGTAATTGGTGTTATCAAAATTTCATCCGAAATTGAGCGAGTAGCTGATTTTGCTGTAAACATTGCTAAAGCAACAATTAAGATAGGAAAAGCAACTTCTCTTCTGGATTTAACCCATTTAGAGAAAATGAAGGAACTATCAATCGAAATGCTGCAAAAAGCAGTAAAATCCTTTATAGAGGAAGATATTGTCCTTGCAAAGGAAGTAAGTAAGTTAGAAGATAAAGTGGATGATTATTATTTAGAAACCTATAAAAAATTGACAGCCTATTTAAGTGAACATCCCGAAGAAACAAATCAGCTTGTTCAATTATTATTTATCAACCGTTATTTGGAAAGAACAGCTGACCATATAACCAATATGGCGGAAAGCACGGGATATTTGATTAAAGGAAAGATTTATGATTTTAATTCCTAA
- a CDS encoding substrate-binding domain-containing protein: MKNKGYILFVILLIFVSACENKQATSIRIKNNPHEQAIYKEPLLNQDKEKIISFVTKSLDNPVFIEAKEEAERVSSQLGVKMEWLAPMVVDSQEQAKIVESLIERKVDGIVISVLDTKKMTPLINKAVSQGIKVATFDSDAPASNRAFYVGTNNYELGQESGKSLVKIVKEKKLHQRHLRVLIMTGVKESVNMQERIEGFKDATEELDLEFVDMVESYDDINRASELLENYVKRNPHFDLFFSAGAWPLFSPPEGMISYKRWKETGGIAVIVDTFYPIVFAANKGLADALVGQDFQEMGRLSVENMYKLINGDKVKETMIYTGLEYGNADNYEELLKRKKPWEIK; the protein is encoded by the coding sequence ATGAAAAACAAAGGCTATATCTTGTTTGTAATTCTGCTTATATTCGTTAGTGCATGTGAAAATAAACAGGCAACTAGCATTCGTATCAAAAATAACCCCCATGAACAAGCGATCTATAAAGAGCCATTGCTTAATCAAGATAAGGAAAAGATAATTTCCTTTGTTACAAAGTCTCTTGATAATCCAGTTTTCATAGAAGCAAAGGAAGAAGCAGAACGAGTAAGCTCTCAGTTAGGGGTGAAAATGGAATGGTTGGCCCCGATGGTAGTCGATAGTCAGGAGCAAGCAAAAATAGTAGAGAGCTTAATTGAAAGAAAGGTAGATGGCATTGTTATCAGTGTCTTGGATACCAAGAAAATGACTCCGCTTATCAATAAAGCAGTATCACAAGGGATAAAGGTGGCTACTTTTGATTCCGATGCACCGGCTAGCAATCGGGCATTTTATGTTGGAACGAATAATTATGAACTTGGACAAGAAAGTGGAAAATCTTTGGTGAAAATAGTAAAAGAAAAAAAATTGCATCAGCGTCATCTCAGAGTTTTGATTATGACTGGGGTGAAGGAAAGTGTCAATATGCAAGAGAGAATCGAAGGATTTAAAGATGCAACGGAAGAATTAGATTTAGAGTTTGTTGATATGGTAGAATCCTATGATGACATAAATCGCGCTTCAGAGCTTCTAGAGAATTATGTGAAAAGGAATCCTCATTTTGATTTGTTTTTTAGTGCTGGAGCATGGCCGTTATTTTCTCCTCCTGAAGGGATGATTTCATATAAAAGGTGGAAAGAAACTGGCGGTATAGCTGTGATTGTTGATACATTTTATCCAATAGTATTTGCTGCCAATAAAGGATTAGCAGATGCGCTAGTTGGACAAGACTTTCAGGAAATGGGACGTCTAAGTGTTGAAAACATGTATAAATTAATTAATGGGGACAAAGTTAAAGAAACGATGATATATACGGGATTGGAATACGGCAATGCAGATAATTATGAAGAACTGTTAAAAAGAAAAAAGCCGTGGGAGATAAAATAA
- a CDS encoding sensor histidine kinase: MKKWLKWIDLYSIRTKMIVCFLALSLIPLLILGYLSYQYYINDLQNSINVYTNEVIQRVDKNIETYILDIENILEIYDDYYTIQYLRLNEAGDIDGIQKYTVRLWETIELIRNMKSDLVDIRIISHTGETISAQGVYWSDMNDPFFTNMRKIDEAQFAVKSPYMDMFNRNVFSIGKKILSPSLSEPAYLIIDIDVNLLNRIVNDIKLGEKGYVYFIDRTGEVEFFPADTSHPMFIKELMNNDRWLNSDKGSFEEAVKGKHYLVNFKQSEITGWNIIGVTYADELNEDINKIRQITLVIAVGSLLVVVLISIYLTNILTNPIRDLRRTIKRFADDNLAIRAQVKTNDEIGQLASSFNELMNRIQWLVQKTMDDQVKIRKIEMKALQELIKPHFVYNTLDSIIGLLEQERIEEALDLIEALGMFFRTSLSHGKDIILIGAEIEHIRNYFTIQEFRFFNKFDTKVEVDEEILNYETVKLILQPLVENAIYHGVRRMKTRGLIEIKGKEKEGAVVLEVIDNGVGMTAEKVNHINNVLTGIEKIEDENEYFGIRNVNERIKLTYGMEYGIYFKSKPNAGTTVTVILPIVKI, from the coding sequence ATGAAGAAATGGCTGAAATGGATCGATCTTTATAGTATCCGAACAAAAATGATTGTCTGCTTCTTGGCACTTAGTCTTATCCCGTTATTAATTCTTGGTTATCTTTCCTATCAATATTACATCAATGATCTCCAAAACAGTATCAATGTTTATACCAATGAAGTAATTCAGCGTGTGGATAAAAATATCGAAACATACATTTTAGATATCGAGAATATTCTAGAAATCTATGATGATTATTACACAATTCAGTACTTAAGGTTGAATGAGGCAGGAGATATAGATGGGATACAGAAATATACTGTTCGTTTATGGGAAACGATAGAACTAATTAGGAATATGAAATCCGATTTAGTGGATATAAGAATCATTTCTCATACAGGAGAGACAATAAGCGCTCAAGGCGTATATTGGAGCGATATGAATGATCCTTTTTTTACGAATATGCGAAAAATAGATGAAGCGCAATTTGCAGTAAAATCACCTTATATGGATATGTTTAATCGCAATGTTTTTTCTATTGGAAAGAAAATTTTATCTCCTAGTTTAAGTGAACCAGCTTATTTGATTATTGATATTGATGTAAATCTATTGAATCGAATTGTAAACGATATCAAATTAGGAGAGAAAGGGTATGTCTATTTTATAGATAGAACAGGGGAGGTAGAATTTTTTCCGGCAGATACTAGTCATCCTATGTTTATAAAGGAACTAATGAACAATGATAGATGGTTAAATTCAGATAAAGGATCATTTGAAGAAGCGGTAAAGGGAAAACATTATCTTGTTAACTTTAAACAATCTGAGATTACAGGTTGGAATATTATTGGGGTCACTTATGCAGATGAACTTAATGAAGACATAAATAAAATCCGGCAGATAACCCTTGTAATTGCTGTGGGCAGCCTTCTGGTCGTTGTGCTCATAAGTATTTATTTAACGAATATCTTAACAAATCCAATTCGTGATTTGCGCAGAACAATTAAACGGTTTGCAGATGATAATTTAGCCATTCGAGCACAAGTCAAAACGAACGATGAAATAGGGCAACTAGCAAGCAGTTTTAATGAATTAATGAATCGAATTCAATGGCTCGTTCAAAAAACGATGGATGATCAAGTGAAAATTCGCAAAATAGAGATGAAAGCACTACAAGAATTAATAAAGCCTCATTTTGTTTATAATACATTAGACTCGATTATTGGATTATTAGAGCAAGAGCGAATTGAAGAAGCGCTAGATTTAATAGAAGCACTTGGCATGTTTTTTCGAACATCGTTAAGCCATGGAAAGGATATCATTCTTATTGGTGCAGAAATCGAGCATATTCGTAACTATTTTACGATTCAGGAATTTCGCTTTTTTAATAAATTTGATACAAAAGTAGAAGTAGACGAAGAGATATTAAATTATGAGACGGTCAAGCTTATTTTGCAGCCATTAGTAGAGAATGCGATTTATCATGGTGTACGACGGATGAAAACAAGGGGGCTAATTGAAATTAAAGGCAAAGAAAAGGAGGGGGCAGTGGTTCTGGAAGTCATTGATAATGGGGTGGGAATGACAGCTGAAAAGGTGAATCACATTAATAATGTATTAACAGGAATAGAAAAAATAGAGGATGAAAATGAATATTTTGGCATTCGAAATGTGAATGAGCGAATAAAATTAACCTATGGAATGGAGTATGGGATTTATTTTAAAAGTAAACCAAATGCGGGAACAACTGTAACAGTCATTTTACCTATTGTAAAAATATGA
- a CDS encoding response regulator codes for MFNLLVVEDEDMIRHKIINNTNWLSHGFQQVFEAENGSGAVKILVENHIDILITDIKMPEMDGIQLTKHVKEFYPEIKVIIISGHADFDFARKSITLKVCDYMLKPFQSKNLLKLVLNVKNDLIRDKGEQENIEKMKRQLQENKHSLREKLIQNLLTNSFVGDLDNNLKYMEMEHLKNASFFVAVLNIEQLQTDRSEMEENDKYLFNVSIYKRLSRLLEKEWGQFSERGQIEKGYILNYKMDQIVLIVFEDIGIRHQLRKVIQKEDQEKGFTLIIGIGDKYNQLLDLHLSYEEACSAAALSRIHGSGDVYFYHNIISNHTYYSKQLHKIVNHKIYQDLKSGDFEEVKKDVAELLAELKNESIPYEAVATAINNIVFMSCKTINEQGYDVNEIFGETGLPIFNQENNFTYKEIEDCLYSFYSAIHSFIESKRGNRIDRLIAEMKEYMNENFAENISLTSLSRKFNISPSYLSILFRDITSQHFSEYLTNLRIRKGKELLKNTDLRIKEIAAQIGYRDAYYFSSVFKKVTGVNPTQYRNE; via the coding sequence ATGTTTAATTTATTGGTTGTAGAAGATGAAGATATGATTCGTCACAAAATAATCAATAATACGAATTGGTTAAGTCATGGTTTCCAACAAGTATTTGAAGCGGAAAATGGTTCAGGAGCAGTAAAAATATTAGTTGAAAACCATATTGATATTCTGATTACCGATATCAAAATGCCAGAAATGGATGGCATCCAACTAACAAAACATGTAAAAGAGTTTTATCCAGAAATAAAAGTAATCATTATTTCAGGTCATGCAGACTTTGACTTTGCAAGAAAGTCAATTACTTTAAAGGTTTGTGATTATATGCTAAAGCCTTTTCAATCTAAGAATCTATTAAAACTCGTATTAAATGTAAAGAATGATTTGATTCGGGATAAGGGAGAACAAGAAAATATAGAAAAAATGAAGAGACAATTGCAAGAAAATAAGCATTCTTTACGAGAAAAACTAATCCAGAATCTCCTGACCAATAGTTTTGTGGGAGATCTAGATAATAACCTGAAATATATGGAAATGGAACATCTTAAGAATGCTTCCTTTTTTGTAGCCGTCCTAAATATTGAACAACTTCAAACAGATCGAAGTGAAATGGAGGAAAATGATAAGTATTTATTTAATGTATCGATCTATAAGCGACTTTCTCGTCTGCTGGAAAAAGAATGGGGGCAGTTCTCTGAACGTGGACAGATAGAAAAGGGCTATATCTTAAATTATAAAATGGATCAAATTGTGTTAATTGTCTTCGAAGATATTGGTATTAGACATCAACTAAGAAAGGTTATTCAGAAAGAAGATCAGGAAAAAGGCTTCACTTTAATAATTGGGATAGGAGATAAGTATAATCAATTACTTGATTTACATTTATCCTATGAAGAAGCTTGTTCTGCAGCTGCATTAAGTCGAATTCACGGTTCTGGCGATGTGTATTTCTATCATAATATTATCAGCAACCATACTTATTACAGCAAGCAATTACACAAAATAGTAAATCATAAAATTTATCAGGATTTAAAATCAGGTGACTTTGAAGAAGTAAAAAAGGACGTAGCGGAATTGCTTGCAGAACTTAAGAATGAAAGTATTCCATATGAAGCAGTGGCAACAGCCATTAATAATATCGTATTTATGTCCTGTAAGACAATAAATGAACAAGGGTACGATGTGAACGAAATATTCGGAGAAACGGGACTACCTATCTTTAATCAAGAGAATAATTTTACTTATAAAGAAATAGAGGATTGCTTATATTCCTTTTATTCCGCTATTCATTCCTTCATCGAATCAAAACGCGGTAATCGAATAGACAGGCTTATTGCGGAAATGAAGGAGTACATGAATGAAAACTTTGCCGAGAATATTTCCCTAACGAGCCTATCCCGTAAATTTAATATAAGTCCCAGCTATTTAAGCATATTATTTCGAGACATCACTTCCCAACATTTTAGTGAATATTTAACAAATTTACGTATCCGAAAGGGCAAAGAGCTGCTCAAGAATACAGATTTACGTATTAAAGAAATTGCCGCACAAATAGGGTATAGAGATGCTTATTACTTTAGCTCCGTATTTAAAAAAGTAACAGGAGTTAATCCTACCCAGTATCGGAATGAGTAA
- the xylF gene encoding D-xylose ABC transporter substrate-binding protein gives MKKRNSFLSLVLILSLMFIMAACGQDANGTPANEKGNKDEGGTEKEKITIGLSVSDLTLERWQHDRDFFVEKAEELGANVLVQSANGDEAKQLSQIQNMLSQGIDALVIIAINSDALSTVVDQAKAEGIPVLAYDRLINGTDIDAYVSFDNVRVGEMQAEYLVEKVPSGKYFLMGGSPTDNNAKMFREGQMNIIQPLVDKGDIEIVGDQWAKDWDANEALKIMENALTANKNDIDAVVASNDSTAGGAIQALEAQDLAGKVVISGQDADLAGVQRIAEGVQTMTVYKPIKAIATKSAEVAVQLGKGEKVSSDSTVNNGKIDVPFIKLDPIKVGKENIVDTVVKDGFHSYDDIYKNVPENERPERP, from the coding sequence ATGAAAAAACGTAACAGTTTTCTTTCGCTTGTACTTATTCTATCTCTAATGTTTATCATGGCTGCGTGTGGACAGGATGCAAATGGCACACCAGCAAATGAGAAAGGAAATAAGGATGAAGGGGGAACAGAAAAAGAGAAGATTACAATTGGTCTTTCCGTCTCTGATTTAACATTAGAGCGTTGGCAACATGATCGTGATTTTTTTGTTGAAAAAGCAGAAGAGCTAGGAGCAAATGTGTTAGTACAATCAGCAAATGGTGATGAGGCAAAACAATTATCGCAAATACAAAATATGCTTTCACAAGGTATCGATGCACTAGTTATTATTGCTATCAATTCAGATGCCCTGTCAACGGTAGTAGATCAAGCTAAGGCCGAAGGGATTCCTGTGTTAGCATATGACCGATTAATTAATGGCACGGATATTGACGCCTACGTTTCATTCGATAATGTACGGGTTGGGGAAATGCAAGCAGAGTATCTTGTTGAAAAAGTACCCTCAGGAAAGTATTTCTTAATGGGAGGATCACCAACTGATAATAATGCCAAGATGTTTAGAGAAGGACAGATGAATATTATTCAGCCGCTAGTTGATAAAGGTGATATTGAAATTGTCGGTGATCAATGGGCAAAAGATTGGGATGCAAATGAAGCATTAAAAATTATGGAGAACGCTTTAACTGCCAATAAGAATGATATTGATGCAGTAGTGGCATCTAATGATAGTACTGCCGGGGGAGCAATTCAAGCACTAGAAGCACAGGATTTAGCTGGAAAAGTAGTTATCTCTGGCCAAGATGCAGACTTAGCAGGAGTGCAGCGTATTGCAGAAGGTGTTCAAACAATGACCGTTTATAAACCAATTAAGGCAATTGCAACAAAGAGCGCTGAAGTAGCTGTTCAACTAGGAAAAGGAGAAAAAGTGTCATCTGATTCAACTGTTAATAATGGAAAGATAGATGTGCCATTTATAAAATTGGATCCAATTAAAGTAGGTAAAGAGAACATTGTTGACACTGTTGTTAAAGATGGATTCCATTCTTATGATGATATTTATAAAAATGTTCCAGAAAATGAACGACCAGA